In a genomic window of Nocardiopsis mwathae:
- a CDS encoding sensor histidine kinase has protein sequence MRPLLARSVAIATTLVALVLIVVITLLAWGDARERAESDIRLQAGMVAAVVAVDPDPEVLRRAVATTPSGQQGRLAVHLPDGTTVGASRANAEEVRRAAAENRELTSTDRNGTAYLLPVRTPPGAEHVGDGAAGDNSVVEIHLPRGAILGGLATTVAGLFAVAVLAVVGAVVLTDRLTRPVRAALVALADTASAIGRGRLDARIRVFGPQELARLGESINAIGDQVQGLLAKEREMAADVSHRLRTPLTALRLDAETLTGPEAQRIRDAVSALDHDVDAIIRSVRPARSEADRACDLAEAVRDRMSFWSMLAHDQGREVEVDLPDRPVRVALSREECAAVVDAMVSNVFHYTPAGCPLAVTVVAHAGWITLVVEDGGPGIADPAAALRRGTSGGGSTGLGLDIARHAVEATGGTIHIERGKLGGARVRLRFGELGVPHEEDQPKAWRLRRRP, from the coding sequence ATGAGACCGCTGCTGGCGCGGTCCGTCGCCATCGCCACCACCCTGGTCGCTCTGGTCCTCATCGTCGTGATCACCCTGCTGGCATGGGGCGACGCACGAGAGCGGGCCGAGTCCGACATCCGGCTGCAGGCCGGCATGGTCGCCGCCGTCGTGGCTGTGGACCCCGACCCCGAGGTACTGCGGCGGGCGGTCGCCACCACCCCCTCCGGGCAGCAGGGGCGCCTCGCCGTCCACCTGCCGGACGGCACCACGGTGGGCGCCAGCCGCGCGAACGCCGAGGAGGTGCGGCGCGCGGCGGCCGAGAACCGCGAGCTGACCTCCACCGACCGCAACGGCACGGCCTACCTGCTGCCCGTGCGCACCCCGCCCGGCGCCGAACACGTGGGCGACGGCGCGGCCGGCGACAACTCCGTCGTCGAGATCCACCTGCCGCGCGGCGCGATCCTCGGGGGGCTGGCCACCACCGTCGCCGGGCTCTTCGCGGTCGCCGTCCTGGCGGTCGTCGGCGCGGTCGTCCTCACCGACCGGCTGACCCGCCCGGTGCGGGCCGCACTGGTCGCCCTGGCCGACACGGCGTCCGCCATCGGCCGCGGGCGGCTCGACGCGCGCATCCGCGTGTTCGGCCCCCAGGAACTGGCGCGGCTCGGTGAGTCGATCAACGCCATCGGCGACCAGGTGCAGGGCCTGCTCGCCAAGGAGCGGGAGATGGCCGCGGACGTCTCCCATCGGCTGCGTACACCCCTGACCGCGCTGCGGCTGGACGCCGAGACCCTGACCGGACCCGAGGCGCAGCGCATCCGCGACGCCGTGTCCGCCCTCGACCACGACGTCGACGCCATCATCCGCAGCGTCCGCCCGGCGCGCTCGGAGGCAGACAGGGCCTGCGACCTGGCCGAGGCGGTGCGCGACCGGATGTCGTTCTGGTCGATGCTCGCCCACGACCAGGGCCGCGAGGTCGAGGTGGACCTCCCCGACCGGCCGGTCCGGGTCGCACTGTCCAGGGAGGAGTGCGCCGCCGTCGTCGACGCCATGGTGAGCAACGTCTTCCACTACACACCCGCCGGGTGCCCGTTGGCGGTCACGGTCGTCGCGCACGCCGGGTGGATCACCCTGGTCGTCGAGGACGGGGGGCCGGGGATCGCCGACCCGGCCGCCGCCCTGCGGCGCGGCACCAGCGGGGGCGGCTCGACCGGCCTGGGCCTGGACATCGCCCGGCACGCCGTCGAGGCGACCGGAGGGACCATCCACATCGAACGCGGCAAGCTCGGCGGAGCCCGCGTCCGGCTGCGCTTCGGCGAACTCGGCGTCCCCCACGAGGAGGACCAGCCCAAGGCCTGGCGCCTCCGCCGCCGCCCCTGA
- a CDS encoding response regulator transcription factor — protein sequence MATVLLVEDDHMVRSALVRALTNLGHVVHPVGTALDALREATEHDPDMVILDLGLPDLDGAAALRMLRGHSDVPVIVATARGDEPSIVRLLNDGADDYVVKPFSSTQLAARMNALLRRSGRPTDSAAETGEITVGDLSISLSRRQATLEGRPLELSRREFDLLAYLAERVGTVVTRREIVEAVWHQHPFVGHDQTIDVHMSWLRRKLGETASEPRYLHTVRGVGLKVVEPE from the coding sequence ATGGCAACGGTGTTGCTGGTTGAAGACGACCACATGGTGCGCAGCGCGCTGGTGCGGGCACTGACCAACCTCGGGCACGTCGTGCACCCCGTCGGCACGGCCCTGGACGCGCTGCGGGAGGCCACCGAGCACGACCCGGACATGGTCATCCTCGACCTGGGCCTGCCCGACCTCGACGGTGCCGCCGCGCTGCGCATGCTGCGCGGGCACAGCGACGTCCCGGTGATCGTGGCGACCGCGCGCGGCGACGAGCCGTCGATCGTCCGGCTCCTCAACGACGGCGCCGACGACTACGTCGTCAAGCCGTTCTCCAGCACGCAGCTGGCCGCGCGGATGAACGCCCTCCTGCGCCGCTCCGGTCGCCCCACCGATTCCGCGGCGGAGACAGGAGAGATCACCGTCGGAGACCTGAGCATCAGCCTGTCGCGGCGGCAGGCCACTCTGGAGGGCCGCCCGCTCGAACTGTCCCGGCGCGAGTTCGACCTCCTGGCCTACCTCGCCGAACGCGTCGGCACGGTGGTCACCCGCCGGGAGATCGTCGAGGCGGTCTGGCACCAGCACCCCTTCGTCGGCCACGACCAGACCATCGACGTGCACATGTCCTGGCTGCGCCGCAAGCTCGGCGAGACGGCGAGCGAGCCCAGGTACCTGCACACCGTCCGGGGGGTCGGGCTCAAAGTCGTGGAACCCGAATGA
- a CDS encoding sn-glycerol-3-phosphate ABC transporter ATP-binding protein UgpC, whose translation MAEIVIDGLGKVYADGTRAVDDLALDIQDGEFLVLVGPSGCGKTTALRMIAGLEQISEGTIRIGDRTVNSVPARDRDVAMVFQSYALYPHLNIFENIAFGLRLRKLPKDEIERRVREVAGVLELGEHLHRKPGQLSGGQRQRVAMGRAIVREPRAFLMDEPLSNLDAKLRVQMRAQIARIQRDLGVTTVYVTHDQTEAMTLGDRVAVMKRGVLQQVGPPQELYDHPANLFVAGFVGSPGMNLLGASLEVGGDGRYRVRVGSQALDLPDGLLHRRPALRDHAGGKVVLGIRPEDMEDAEIVGATEGATLTSVADLVEAMGSDVLVHFPVDADPVVTEDTRELARDAGADDAVTALSAAARDTGPEKGIVLVGRFSPRTHVFEGQTITVAVDTDRLQFFDPVSGTSITDNQGATG comes from the coding sequence GTGGCAGAAATCGTGATCGACGGACTCGGCAAGGTCTACGCCGACGGCACCCGCGCCGTCGACGACCTCGCCCTGGACATCCAGGACGGCGAGTTCCTGGTGCTCGTCGGTCCGTCCGGGTGCGGCAAGACGACCGCGCTGCGGATGATCGCGGGCCTGGAGCAGATCAGCGAGGGCACCATCCGCATCGGGGACCGGACCGTCAACAGCGTCCCCGCTCGCGACCGGGATGTCGCGATGGTGTTCCAGTCCTACGCCCTCTACCCGCACCTGAACATCTTCGAGAACATCGCGTTCGGGCTGCGCCTGCGCAAGCTGCCCAAGGACGAGATCGAGCGGCGGGTCCGCGAGGTCGCCGGTGTCCTCGAACTGGGCGAGCACCTGCATCGCAAGCCCGGCCAGCTGTCCGGCGGGCAGCGGCAGCGGGTGGCGATGGGCCGCGCGATCGTGCGGGAGCCGCGCGCGTTCCTCATGGACGAGCCGCTGTCCAACCTGGATGCGAAGCTGCGGGTGCAGATGCGCGCCCAGATCGCCCGCATCCAGCGCGACCTCGGCGTCACCACCGTCTACGTCACCCACGACCAGACCGAGGCGATGACCCTGGGCGACCGGGTGGCGGTGATGAAACGCGGCGTCCTGCAGCAGGTCGGCCCGCCCCAGGAGCTCTACGACCACCCCGCCAACCTGTTCGTCGCCGGGTTCGTGGGCTCGCCCGGCATGAACCTGCTCGGCGCGAGCCTGGAGGTCGGCGGCGACGGCCGCTACCGGGTGCGCGTCGGCTCCCAGGCCCTGGACCTTCCCGACGGCCTGCTGCACCGGCGGCCCGCCCTGCGCGACCACGCCGGAGGCAAGGTCGTGCTCGGCATCCGCCCCGAGGACATGGAGGACGCCGAGATCGTCGGCGCGACCGAGGGAGCGACCCTGACCTCCGTGGCCGACCTGGTGGAGGCGATGGGGTCCGACGTCCTGGTGCACTTCCCCGTGGACGCCGACCCGGTCGTCACCGAGGACACCCGCGAGCTCGCGCGGGACGCCGGCGCCGACGACGCCGTCACGGCGCTTTCGGCCGCCGCGCGCGACACGGGACCGGAGAAGGGGATCGTCCTGGTCGGGCGGTTCAGCCCCCGCACCCACGTGTTCGAGGGACAGACCATCACGGTGGCCGTCGACACCGATCGGCTGCAGTTCTTCGATCCGGTCAGCGGCACGTCGATCACCGACAACCAAGGAGCAACCGGATGA